From Dehalobacter sp., one genomic window encodes:
- a CDS encoding pyruvate formate lyase family protein, with protein MDTTTTEKPKYQIKEPKLLSTRVRWLRDYYFQGVQRKWNNEYSAWTTGTPWDFQYNELTFYIVPETYFYIPTFRSSYNQIAQPVELHPNFWSWSLPERRAWFLKEVMVKYLPKEMLPGDLLAGARFNVMTSHCLTRAETKEYDRLVKGRNGARAAMLWYHNHGYGNAGATSGHLVPGYDRAIKQGWKAIHADLEKHYAALSPSDQKGKKGAQLKAMITASTLARDLAQEYRKALEQLALEETDPARKAELQQMAQNLSRVPWEPAVNFWEGVQ; from the coding sequence CGAAGTACCAGATCAAGGAACCCAAGCTGCTTTCGACGCGCGTGCGCTGGCTGCGCGATTATTACTTCCAGGGCGTGCAGCGCAAATGGAACAATGAATACAGCGCCTGGACGACGGGAACCCCATGGGACTTTCAATACAACGAGCTTACTTTTTATATCGTTCCGGAAACATACTTCTACATCCCCACCTTCCGCTCGTCGTACAACCAGATCGCGCAACCGGTCGAGCTGCATCCCAATTTCTGGAGCTGGAGCTTGCCGGAGCGCCGCGCCTGGTTCCTGAAGGAGGTGATGGTGAAGTACCTGCCCAAGGAGATGCTTCCCGGCGACCTGCTGGCGGGAGCGCGCTTCAACGTGATGACCTCCCATTGCCTGACCCGGGCGGAGACAAAGGAATACGACCGCCTGGTCAAGGGCAGGAACGGCGCGCGGGCTGCCATGCTGTGGTATCACAATCACGGCTACGGCAACGCCGGTGCCACCAGCGGTCACCTGGTGCCGGGGTACGATCGCGCGATCAAGCAGGGGTGGAAGGCCATCCACGCCGACCTCGAGAAGCACTACGCCGCGCTGTCGCCATCCGACCAGAAGGGGAAAAAAGGCGCGCAGCTCAAGGCGATGATCACCGCTTCCACGCTGGCGCGCGACCTGGCGCAGGAATACCGCAAAGCGCTGGAGCAACTCGCGCTTGAAGAAACTGATCCCGCCCGCAAAGCCGAGTTGCAGCAGATGGCGCAGAACCTTTCGCGTGTGCCGTGGGAACCCGCGGTGAACTTCTGGGAGGGTGTGCAG